From Zingiber officinale cultivar Zhangliang chromosome 5B, Zo_v1.1, whole genome shotgun sequence, the proteins below share one genomic window:
- the LOC121987485 gene encoding putative glucan endo-1,3-beta-glucosidase GVI, which produces MIVLLIFTILIDFCSRSEAQGAVVGVNYGMLGDNLPSPAQVVSLFESRGIGRLRLFHPDAAALAALRGSGIEVVLGTLNEELPGLAADPSAAEKWVAANVAPFAGSVRFRYINAGNEVVPGDTAGNVLPAMRNLAAALRAAGLRIPVTTSVATTALGVSYPPSQGAFSEAAAGVMTPIAAFLRSTSAPLLVNVYPYFSYAGNPGEVALDYALFRAAGVVVRDGALGYDNLFDAMVDSVHAALEKAGAAEVEVVVSETGWPSGGGGLGATVENAAAYVNNLVAHVRKGRGTPRKPGNTTETYLFAMFNENQKPAGTERHFGLFHPNMTEIYHVNFQP; this is translated from the exons ATGATTGTTCTACTgatttttacaattttgatcgaTTTCTGTTCTCGATCAG AAGCTCAGGGGGCCGTCGTCGGAGTAAACTACGGTATGCTCGGCGACAACCTCCCATCGCCGGCACAGGTGGTGTCTCTCTTCGAGTCCCGCGGCATCGGCAGGCTCCGTCTCTTCCACCCCGACGCCGCCGCCCTCGCCGCCCTCCGCGGTTCCGGTATCGAGGTCGTCCTCGGCACGCTCAATGAGGAGCTCCCCGGCCTCGCCGCCGACCCCTCCGCCGCCGAGAAATGGGTCGCGGCCAACGTCGCCCCCTTCGCCGGCTCCGTCCGCTTCCGCTACATCAACGCAGGGAACGAGGTAGTCCCCGGGGACACCGCAGGGAACGTGCTCCCGGCCATGCGCAACCTCGCCGCCGCCTTGAGAGCGGCCGGGCTCCGAATCCCCGTCACCACGTCGGTGGCCACGACGGCGCTCGGCGTGTCGTACCCGCCGTCGCAGGGGGCGTTCTCGGAGGCCGCCGCCGGCGTAATGACCCCCATCGCGGCGTTTCTGCGGTCGACGTCGGCGCCGCTGCTGGTTAACGTGTACCCTTACTTCTCCTACGCCGGAAACCCGGGGGAGGTGGCGCTGGACTACGCCCTATTCAGGGCCGCAGGCGTGGTGGTGCGCGACGGCGCACTGGGGTACGACAACCTGTTCGACGCCATGGTGGACTCAGTGCACGCGGCGCTGGAGAAGGCCGGGGCGGCGGAGGTGGAGGTGGTGGTATCGGAGACAGGCTGGCCGTCGGGCGGCGGGGGACTGGGAGCGACGGTGGAGAACGCGGCGGCATACGTCAACAACTTGGTGGCGCACGTGCGCAAGGGCAGGGGCACGCCGAGGAAGCCCGGAAACACGACGGAGACGTACCTGTTCGCCATGTTCAACGAGAACCAGAAGCCGGCCGGTACAGAGCGCCACTTTGGGCTGTTCCACCCGAACATGACCGAAATTTACCACGTCAATTTTCAACCctaa